One segment of Capnocytophaga sp. oral taxon 878 DNA contains the following:
- a CDS encoding sensor histidine kinase, protein MNENPYIFLKNNFFLQFLIADRYRIYRHIVACSSLLLFYTLGRQWNDYEGMIDYWDWIEKWLGITATFYLNMYVLIPRFFFKGKLATYIILLTLWVLFMLGSTYYLNFVLWKDYMIGKEIKIASETPISIALFSTLVYVVPFIMTSTLIKTLQVWVKDSERMQELERQANESELQALRSQIQPHFLFNMLNSINTLLYIDPEKASYTITKLSDFLRHLLYQTHEEQVFLSSELRFLNDYLSLEAMRRDDFTYEITYSEKNLQGIQIPPNILLILAENAVKHSVDTLSPTYIYMKCEEKEGLLHFSVRNSVPLEPHRKHKCSGIGLPNLNRRLELLYGERFSLSQERLPQEYIVTLTLPL, encoded by the coding sequence ATGAATGAAAATCCCTACATATTTTTGAAGAACAATTTCTTCTTACAATTCCTTATTGCCGATAGATATCGTATCTATCGGCATATTGTGGCTTGTAGTTCGTTGTTATTATTTTACACACTTGGCAGACAATGGAATGATTACGAAGGAATGATAGACTATTGGGATTGGATAGAGAAATGGTTGGGGATTACCGCTACTTTTTACTTGAATATGTATGTGCTTATTCCACGTTTTTTCTTCAAAGGGAAGCTCGCTACCTATATTATCCTCCTTACGCTATGGGTACTTTTTATGTTGGGTTCTACCTATTATCTCAATTTTGTACTATGGAAAGACTATATGATTGGGAAAGAAATCAAAATAGCATCAGAAACCCCCATTTCTATAGCACTTTTTTCTACTTTGGTATATGTAGTACCCTTTATAATGACTTCTACGCTTATCAAAACCCTGCAAGTATGGGTAAAAGATAGCGAGAGGATGCAAGAATTGGAGCGCCAAGCCAACGAGAGTGAACTGCAAGCCCTAAGAAGCCAAATACAACCGCACTTTTTGTTCAATATGCTCAACAGCATCAACACCTTGTTGTATATCGACCCTGAAAAAGCCTCTTATACCATCACAAAACTATCCGATTTCTTGCGACATTTGCTGTATCAAACGCACGAAGAACAGGTTTTTCTCAGTTCGGAACTACGTTTTTTAAACGATTATCTCTCTTTGGAAGCAATGCGTCGTGATGATTTTACTTATGAAATTACTTACAGCGAAAAAAACCTACAAGGCATACAAATTCCCCCTAATATTCTGCTTATCTTAGCTGAAAATGCTGTAAAACACAGTGTTGACACCCTCTCCCCTACTTATATTTATATGAAATGTGAGGAAAAAGAAGGGCTTCTACACTTTTCAGTACGCAATTCGGTACCTTTAGAGCCTCATCGCAAACACAAGTGTAGTGGCATAGGCTTACCCAACCTAAATCGGCGATTGGAATTGCTCTATGGCGAGCGTTTTAGCTTGTCGCAAGAGCGTTTGCCACAAGAATATATAGTAACCTTAACTTTGCCCTTATGA
- a CDS encoding chloride channel protein, translating into MNTPQPLLKRLLIWRVKHIPERNFILILSGLIGIATGLAALAMRSFTHFIQWLLDGQLAQTITYGFYFILPTLGFAIVYVVKKYVIRHDVNHGIPSILHAVAHQKGVMKRYQAYGSLLTAPITIGFGGSVGLEGPMVVTGAGISSNICRFFHINQSNRMLLLACACAAALAAIFKVPIAAILFAIEVFGLDLTLSSLIPLFIASLCGVFTSYFFFGSEVLIPMTITQAFSLKGIPFYILLGVIGGLMSAYFTFVYEKINASFKKISSPYLKLVIGGALLGLLIYIMPPLYGEGHEIINHLKEGHPELSLSSNIFGWDLSNAWVVIVLLAALTFAKVVATSLTFGAGGVGGIFSPMLFMGGVMGNCLARIINEFPILGYKAALPNFTLVGMTALMTGVLHAPLTAVFLIAEVTGGYSLLVPAMLTAAVSFLVAKYFNKYSVYTMELGRKGELISQNKDQSILTLMDFEQVVEHNFTPVYTDMKLREVVYEVVRTSNRNIYPVVHRETGALQGVILLDDIRHLIFESDFYDKISAVELMQQPTAVIEVGKDKMSTVMDKFQQTGSWNLPVVKEGKYYGFISKSKLLSIYRRKLIYFTQ; encoded by the coding sequence ATGAATACACCTCAACCTTTGCTAAAACGCTTGCTTATATGGCGGGTGAAGCATATACCTGAACGGAATTTTATTCTTATACTGAGCGGCTTGATTGGTATCGCTACGGGATTGGCGGCTTTGGCTATGCGCTCATTTACTCACTTTATCCAGTGGTTGCTGGATGGGCAGCTGGCACAGACTATTACTTATGGTTTCTACTTTATCTTGCCTACTTTGGGATTTGCTATTGTGTATGTGGTAAAGAAATACGTGATAAGGCACGATGTGAACCACGGTATCCCTTCTATACTGCACGCTGTGGCACACCAAAAGGGGGTGATGAAGCGGTATCAGGCGTATGGTAGTTTACTTACTGCTCCTATAACGATAGGCTTTGGGGGCTCGGTAGGATTGGAAGGGCCTATGGTGGTTACAGGGGCTGGTATCAGCTCGAATATTTGTAGGTTTTTTCACATCAACCAATCGAACCGTATGCTGCTGCTGGCTTGCGCGTGTGCGGCTGCGCTGGCTGCTATCTTTAAAGTGCCTATAGCTGCCATATTATTTGCTATTGAGGTTTTTGGGTTAGACCTTACCTTATCATCACTGATCCCACTATTTATAGCTTCGTTATGTGGGGTGTTTACCTCTTACTTCTTCTTTGGTAGTGAAGTGCTGATACCTATGACTATTACACAGGCTTTTTCATTAAAAGGAATTCCTTTTTACATACTATTGGGGGTTATAGGCGGACTGATGTCGGCTTACTTTACCTTTGTGTATGAAAAGATTAATGCTTCGTTCAAGAAGATTAGTTCGCCGTACTTAAAACTTGTAATAGGGGGTGCGCTATTGGGGCTGCTGATATATATTATGCCTCCGCTATATGGTGAGGGGCACGAGATTATCAATCACCTGAAAGAGGGGCACCCTGAGTTATCACTTAGTTCTAACATCTTTGGTTGGGACTTGAGCAATGCGTGGGTGGTGATAGTGCTGCTGGCGGCGCTTACTTTTGCCAAAGTAGTGGCGACCTCACTTACCTTTGGTGCTGGGGGTGTGGGGGGTATCTTTTCGCCTATGCTATTTATGGGAGGTGTGATGGGTAACTGCTTGGCGCGCATCATCAATGAGTTCCCGATACTGGGTTATAAGGCTGCTTTGCCTAACTTTACCTTGGTGGGGATGACGGCACTGATGACGGGGGTACTACACGCACCGCTTACGGCGGTATTCTTGATAGCGGAGGTAACGGGAGGGTACTCATTACTGGTGCCTGCTATGCTTACGGCTGCGGTATCGTTTTTGGTGGCTAAATATTTTAACAAATATTCGGTTTATACTATGGAGTTGGGGCGTAAGGGTGAGCTTATTTCGCAGAATAAAGACCAATCGATACTGACGCTTATGGACTTTGAGCAGGTGGTGGAACACAACTTTACCCCTGTGTACACTGATATGAAGCTGCGGGAGGTGGTGTATGAGGTGGTGCGCACTTCGAACCGCAATATTTACCCTGTAGTGCATAGAGAAACGGGTGCCTTACAGGGGGTGATTCTTCTGGACGATATACGTCATCTTATTTTTGAGTCTGATTTTTATGATAAGATTTCTGCCGTAGAGCTGATGCAGCAGCCTACTGCTGTTATAGAAGTGGGCAAGGACAAAATGAGTACGGTAATGGATAAGTTCCAACAAACGGGGTCTTGGAACCTGCCTGTGGTGAAAGAGGGTAAGTATTATGGTTTTATATCTAAATCGAAATTACTAAGTATATACCGAAGGAAGCTAATATATTTTACACAGTAG
- a CDS encoding DUF4303 domain-containing protein: protein MTPKLQPLGEAIFEATQKAFLKLFENGEHYYYCVLLTTGEALPPCIAAWSVEALERFVNENAISQEEIPYYKYSFADSPYYTFGYEEYFQQVVQLFEQRDSLIDYNNEAQWDKEYNLRLAAMVYAMKKLDEIGIFALNQPREQVYINVELMPPDDTDIERALYFNKAENIEEWLGIFG, encoded by the coding sequence ATGACCCCCAAACTACAACCATTAGGCGAAGCTATTTTTGAGGCTACTCAAAAAGCATTTTTAAAACTCTTTGAAAACGGAGAGCATTATTACTATTGTGTGTTACTCACTACGGGGGAGGCGCTTCCCCCTTGTATTGCGGCGTGGTCGGTGGAAGCTTTAGAGCGATTCGTAAATGAAAATGCTATCTCCCAAGAGGAAATACCATACTACAAATACTCATTTGCCGATAGCCCTTATTACACTTTTGGTTATGAGGAATATTTTCAGCAGGTAGTTCAGTTGTTTGAGCAGCGCGACTCTCTTATAGATTACAACAATGAGGCGCAATGGGATAAGGAATACAACCTCCGACTTGCTGCTATGGTATATGCGATGAAAAAACTCGACGAGATAGGTATTTTTGCCCTCAACCAACCACGAGAACAAGTGTATATCAACGTAGAACTAATGCCCCCCGACGATACCGATATAGAAAGAGCGTTATACTTTAATAAGGCTGAAAATATTGAGGAATGGCTTGGTATATTTGGGTAA
- a CDS encoding DUF6268 family outer membrane beta-barrel protein, which produces MNKLITLITLLAAVATSAQISVKTEYISSSKFYDAVADANTGDGSAMIYSVGALVPLSMQAPKEDDPYQRPTVWGVGLNGTFVKMDNHNFPIGKELPSQVMNLGVSAIHLRPLKTRWSMLMALGAGSYTPENRLSSIHIGENVVANGALVFVWHWRHNLEIGGGVALNNSFGYPMVFPAFYFKYNGAFSDKFTIEVGSIDGLKVALGYNYRENLSLKLIANMGGYSAYLRRNGEKEMFSQQTFVVGLQPEFKIGKHVSIPLTVGGSFIRSGRYRERKLSAMFASEAKNEDGTSRSSQFNPALYFAAGVTIK; this is translated from the coding sequence ATGAATAAACTAATAACACTCATAACCCTACTGGCTGCAGTAGCTACTTCGGCTCAAATCAGTGTCAAAACAGAGTATATCAGCAGCTCCAAGTTCTATGATGCCGTCGCCGACGCCAATACAGGCGATGGCTCGGCTATGATTTACTCTGTAGGGGCGTTGGTACCTCTCTCTATGCAAGCCCCTAAGGAAGACGACCCCTACCAGCGCCCTACGGTATGGGGTGTAGGGCTTAACGGCACTTTTGTCAAGATGGATAACCACAACTTCCCTATCGGCAAAGAACTCCCCTCACAAGTAATGAACCTCGGCGTAAGTGCTATCCATCTCCGTCCCTTAAAAACACGCTGGTCTATGCTTATGGCGCTCGGAGCAGGAAGCTATACCCCCGAAAATCGTCTTTCGTCTATTCACATAGGTGAAAATGTAGTAGCAAATGGGGCTTTGGTATTTGTATGGCATTGGCGGCACAACTTAGAAATAGGTGGTGGTGTGGCTCTTAATAACAGTTTCGGTTATCCTATGGTGTTCCCTGCTTTTTATTTTAAATACAATGGTGCTTTTAGCGATAAATTTACTATTGAAGTAGGGAGTATTGATGGGCTAAAAGTTGCCTTAGGGTATAACTACCGCGAAAACCTCAGCCTTAAATTAATAGCTAATATGGGAGGTTATTCAGCTTACCTCAGGCGTAATGGAGAAAAGGAAATGTTCAGTCAGCAAACTTTTGTTGTAGGTTTGCAACCTGAGTTCAAGATAGGTAAACACGTGAGTATTCCACTTACTGTAGGGGGAAGTTTTATCCGCTCAGGGCGTTATAGAGAGCGCAAACTCAGTGCTATGTTTGCCTCAGAAGCTAAAAATGAAGACGGCACTTCTCGCTCCAGTCAGTTCAATCCTGCATTGTATTTTGCTGCTGGAGTCACAATAAAATAA
- a CDS encoding LytTR family DNA-binding domain-containing protein: protein MNCLIIDDEPLARIGMERLIRQYSNLKVVGTFKNAVGVTDFLKKNEVHLLFLDIEMPGINGLELAKTLPEQTLVIFTTAYSQYALESYEVDALDYLVKPITPERFKKAIAKAESYHQLLSEQKTDLEATDAQYISIRANRRNYRIPHSDILYIEALKDYVIIHTFTDKYITWINLKNIHNQLPESLFVRINKSYVVNIQHITSYTHQFVYLSDTEIPIGRAYQEDFLLHLKKQP from the coding sequence ATGAATTGTTTGATTATAGACGACGAACCTTTGGCGCGTATCGGGATGGAGCGCCTCATCAGGCAATACAGCAACTTGAAGGTAGTAGGCACTTTTAAGAATGCGGTAGGCGTTACCGACTTCTTAAAAAAGAACGAAGTGCACTTGCTGTTCTTAGATATCGAGATGCCAGGAATCAACGGTTTGGAACTGGCTAAAACCCTACCCGAGCAAACACTCGTTATCTTCACTACAGCCTACAGTCAGTATGCTTTAGAGAGTTATGAGGTAGATGCCCTTGATTATTTAGTAAAGCCCATCACCCCTGAGCGTTTCAAAAAGGCTATTGCCAAAGCCGAAAGTTATCACCAGTTGCTCTCTGAGCAAAAAACCGACTTAGAAGCGACCGATGCCCAATATATCAGCATTCGTGCCAATAGGCGCAATTATCGCATTCCTCATAGCGATATATTGTATATAGAAGCACTGAAAGACTATGTAATCATTCACACCTTTACCGATAAGTACATCACTTGGATCAATCTCAAAAACATACATAACCAGCTCCCCGAGTCACTTTTTGTACGCATCAATAAGAGTTATGTAGTGAATATACAGCACATTACTTCCTACACCCACCAGTTTGTTTATCTAAGTGATACAGAAATCCCCATTGGCAGAGCCTATCAAGAAGACTTCTTATTACATTTGAAAAAACAGCCATAA
- a CDS encoding tetratricopeptide repeat protein, whose product MNPIIKQWDTAKSLKRCQYKEALAIYETLCPKVETELSDTFDRAMFFGDYFGLLADVALYDKAEAMAAKALKYITENGYTTLNYIFYNYGNMYLHQAKWEEAIPWLEKALNRNSKGWIDEKQRAYYGTALGDALFHLGRIDEAEEELLKAVEAGKYTVANKDWEPFFYLKEIYKQKGDEKLMAKYEKMYLTRLKKLKEEDLIYPLSEHRANKQALEDWKELNNP is encoded by the coding sequence ATGAATCCAATAATCAAACAATGGGACACAGCTAAATCTCTAAAAAGATGCCAATATAAGGAGGCTTTGGCTATCTATGAAACGCTCTGCCCAAAGGTAGAGACAGAACTCTCGGATACTTTTGATAGGGCTATGTTTTTTGGGGATTACTTTGGCTTATTGGCAGATGTTGCCCTGTATGACAAAGCGGAAGCAATGGCTGCTAAAGCCTTAAAATACATAACTGAAAATGGGTATACTACTTTAAACTATATCTTCTATAATTATGGGAATATGTATCTTCATCAAGCTAAATGGGAAGAAGCTATTCCTTGGCTAGAAAAAGCACTAAACAGAAATAGTAAAGGGTGGATTGACGAAAAACAAAGAGCTTACTATGGTACTGCTTTAGGGGACGCTCTATTCCATTTGGGGCGTATAGACGAAGCCGAAGAAGAGTTGCTTAAGGCGGTAGAGGCAGGCAAATATACTGTGGCTAATAAGGATTGGGAACCTTTTTTCTACCTCAAAGAAATATACAAGCAAAAGGGTGACGAGAAACTAATGGCAAAATATGAAAAAATGTACCTTACCCGACTTAAAAAGCTAAAGGAAGAAGATCTTATCTATCCTCTATCAGAACATCGGGCAAACAAACAAGCCCTTGAAGACTGGAAAGAACTTAATAACCCTTAA
- a CDS encoding DUF4303 domain-containing protein, giving the protein MTQEQKNYIQQLAKEHFRYSFSHIKAKADSKGAHLEAYYLFLVDDFFAVSDAAISREAIKAYDPNATILDAIWSGECEEDYNGSYVPVQKNTGDWLDNQSHLYKETYLLVQALDGDDEEEQYDALRKDFEDCLLNALAECDKEGLFGNREENGLLLFAFYIDDYDENDEGSLLYRSTELLNPKKDWDKLKG; this is encoded by the coding sequence ATGACTCAAGAACAAAAAAACTACATTCAACAGTTGGCGAAAGAACATTTTCGCTACTCATTTTCTCACATCAAAGCCAAAGCCGATAGTAAAGGAGCTCATTTAGAGGCTTATTATCTATTCTTAGTAGACGATTTCTTTGCTGTTAGTGATGCCGCTATCAGTCGGGAAGCTATCAAGGCTTATGACCCCAATGCTACTATATTAGACGCTATATGGAGTGGCGAATGTGAAGAGGACTACAATGGTTCTTATGTGCCTGTACAAAAAAACACTGGTGACTGGCTTGACAACCAAAGTCATTTGTACAAAGAGACTTATCTGTTGGTACAGGCTTTAGATGGTGACGATGAAGAAGAACAATATGATGCTTTGCGCAAGGACTTTGAGGATTGTCTGCTCAATGCACTTGCCGAGTGTGATAAAGAAGGACTTTTTGGCAATCGCGAGGAAAACGGCTTACTTCTTTTTGCCTTCTATATAGATGATTACGACGAAAATGACGAAGGCTCACTCTTGTACCGCTCTACCGAACTTCTTAACCCTAAAAAAGATTGGGACAAATTGAAAGGATAA
- a CDS encoding outer membrane beta-barrel protein, producing MKKIITIIALIALTATATAQVKFGVHAGAGIGLMSKDVHDDRYEGQNKTDKEPFSTSSYGGFFVEIPASEKLLLDLGAMYTNYSTIGKGKTMLHRIDVPLAIKYDISGLRPKVGGYVSYIPGVTSFEDKHRSLTRKDIEKFDYGALFGLEYNFNEKYFIETNFYLGLANLLTKDPRHSSDYLRTRSILIGVGFRF from the coding sequence ATGAAAAAAATTATTACAATTATAGCCTTAATAGCACTCACCGCTACGGCTACAGCACAAGTAAAATTTGGCGTCCATGCGGGTGCTGGAATTGGATTGATGAGCAAAGATGTTCACGACGACCGATATGAAGGACAAAACAAAACGGACAAAGAGCCTTTTAGCACCTCTTCTTATGGTGGTTTCTTTGTTGAAATCCCTGCTTCCGAGAAATTATTGTTAGACCTTGGGGCAATGTATACCAATTATTCCACTATAGGAAAGGGAAAAACAATGCTTCACAGGATTGATGTGCCTCTGGCTATCAAATACGATATCAGTGGGTTACGTCCTAAAGTAGGAGGCTATGTGAGTTATATACCTGGGGTTACTTCTTTTGAAGACAAACACCGTTCATTAACCAGAAAGGATATTGAAAAATTTGACTATGGGGCGCTCTTCGGTTTGGAATATAACTTCAATGAAAAGTACTTTATAGAAACCAATTTCTATTTAGGATTAGCCAATCTCCTCACCAAAGATCCTCGCCACAGTAGCGACTATTTGCGCACACGCTCTATCCTTATAGGAGTAGGATTCAGATTTTAA
- a CDS encoding porin family protein translates to MKKIIILTALIAFTATATAQVKFGVRGGYTLSPVSKSIHTDRYENQAHSESASSCGSAYAGLTAEVSASEKWFLDIGLIYINQVTIGEGSTMLHNINLPIAVKYDISGFRPKVGIYASYIPGVTSFEDEHRSLTKNDLKKFDCGATFGLEYNFFDRFFIDANFNLGIVNLLTEDPRHSSDYLRTRSILIGVGYRFN, encoded by the coding sequence ATGAAAAAAATTATTATCTTAACAGCCTTAATAGCATTCACTGCTACAGCTACAGCACAAGTGAAATTTGGAGTGCGTGGAGGCTATACTTTGAGCCCCGTGAGTAAAAGTATTCACACCGACCGTTATGAAAACCAAGCTCATAGCGAATCAGCGAGTAGTTGTGGCTCGGCTTATGCAGGACTTACCGCTGAAGTGTCAGCCTCTGAAAAATGGTTCTTAGATATAGGACTTATCTATATCAATCAAGTAACCATAGGCGAAGGAAGTACTATGTTGCACAATATCAATTTGCCTATTGCAGTGAAATACGATATCAGTGGTTTCCGTCCTAAAGTAGGAATCTACGCCAGCTATATCCCTGGGGTTACTTCTTTTGAAGATGAGCATCGTTCACTTACTAAAAACGACCTTAAAAAATTCGACTGTGGGGCTACTTTTGGTTTGGAATACAACTTCTTTGATAGATTTTTTATAGACGCCAATTTCAACTTAGGAATAGTCAATCTCCTTACCGAAGACCCTCGCCACAGTAGCGACTATTTGCGCACACGCTCTATCCTTATAGGAGTAGGATACAGATTCAATTAA